A single window of Nicotiana tomentosiformis chromosome 1, ASM39032v3, whole genome shotgun sequence DNA harbors:
- the LOC104103573 gene encoding Golgi SNAP receptor complex member 1-2: MSKDPSMEILLQESGWEELRKDARKIEGDLDVKLSSYAKLGARLTQGGYVEAGSPTLGSSRSWKSMEMEIQSLLEKLLDVNDSMSRCAASAAPITSVTQKLARHRDILHEFTQEFRRIKGNISSMREHAELLSSVRDDISEYKASGSSPKMQILRERAAIHGSISHIDDVINQAQTTRAALGSQRALFGDVQGKVKQLGDKFPIIRGLIGSIRRKKSRDTLILSAVIAACTLFLIIYWLSK, from the exons ATGTCAAAGGATCCGAGTATGGAGATACTGCTGCAAGAATCAGGGTGGGAAGAATTGCGGAAAGACGCTCGCAAGATCGAAGGGGATCTTGATGTTAAGCTTTCTTCTTATGCTAAGCTTGGTGCAAGGCTCACCCAAGGAG GGTATGTAGAAGCTGGTTCACCAACTCTAGGATCCAGCAGGTCCTGGAAGTCTATGGAAATGGAGATTCAGTCATTACTTGAGAAGTTACTGGATGTAAATGATTCTATGAGCAGATGTGCGGCTTCTGCTGCACCTATCACTTCTGTTACACAGAAGCTGGCAAGGCATAGGGACATACTTCATGAATTTACCCAG GAGTTTAGGCGTATTAAGGGAAATATTAGCTCAATGAGGGAACATGCTGAACTTCTTAGTTCTGTAAGAGATGATATCAGTGAGTATAAG GCATCAGGGAGTTCCCCCAAGATGCAGATACTGCGGGAGAGAGCTGCTATACATGGAAGCATATCTCAT ATTGATGACGTGATTAACCAAGCTCAAACAACCAGGGCTGCCTTGGGTTCTCAAAGAGCTTTATTTGGTGATGTTCAAGGAAAAGTGAAACAATTGGGTGACAAGTTTCCTATCATTCGTGGGCTAATTG GTTCAATCAGAAGGAAGAAATCAAGGGATACACTCATTCTATCTGCAGTCATTGCTGCTTGCactttgtttcttattatctattGGCTTTCTAAGTAA